One window of Watersipora subatra chromosome 3, tzWatSuba1.1, whole genome shotgun sequence genomic DNA carries:
- the LOC137390273 gene encoding uncharacterized protein — translation MAGSGIDSVKGSLSLPTVKALAYHLKSAVPSATSSNRKYWSCSYNKKPTYFCLVWVQGVIVNVDTDEEEVVIRDESGKMRLVEAKINTATIDDLYVLKPGQYVMAVGELISNDSLPVLLTHKLKVMESGREVLAALWPLEVQHQLKYAPVKY, via the exons ATGGCAGGGTCTGGCATAGACTCTGTTAAAGGATCGCTTTCTTTGCCAACCGTTAAAGCTTTAGCATATCATTTGAAGAGTGCGGTACCTTCGGCCACCTCATCGAATAGAAAATACTGGTCGTGCAGTTACAACAAAAAGCCAACGTATTTCTGTTTGGTTTGGGTTCAAGGCGTAATTGTAAAT GTAGACACAGATGAGGAAGAAGTGGTTATTAGAGACGAGTCAGGAAAAATGCGACTGGTTGAAGCGAAGATAAACACTGCCACCATAGATGATCTTTATGTTCTCAAACCAG GCCAGTATGTGATGGCCGTTGGAGAACTGATTAGCAATGATTCGCTGCCTGTGCTGCTGACACACAAGTTGAAGGTCATGGAAAGTGGGAGGGAAGTATTGGCAGCTCTTTGGCCCTTGGAGGTTCAGCACCAACTAAAGTACGCTcctgtcaaatattag
- the LOC137390139 gene encoding oxidative stress-induced growth inhibitor 1-like, which yields MTCKEVDVLVVGNGPSAISLSYLLSGWTPYYQPQEVPEDDLLHMRLAYQNNDIPFTEMDLQELSDGLQGRTDNPVALVFDQLCHPYADMGSDIPSQLHWVRQKERAVSHLVIGKEHQPGGVWQNVQRDMKTLSRSSWMELPDFPFKLYLQQQSERMGVDTTYNIGERANMHEVTSYYEHYVKAKCLTSNFMNGCRVTAVEKVPVSPQLVNQDTGEVEAHDADHIWEVSVQRLENDVNCIEDQFSVRAKSVVLATGTSDVPNMMGVPGENLDFVKHSVQGIYNSLAAAEHDDSFPVLVIGAGLSAADAILSARKRDLHVIHVFRETPCGNPTQMLKKLPKAIYPEYVHMYELMCGDIQTDWYKSYAQYRVNSFLENHQVILENEEGEREILEISLALVQIGSGPDLSFMPSQGTTLGLLKGHKIDLKHNLLDVDPFSYESQVEKGLYAMGPLVGDNFVRFLKGGAIAIAQDIQRKKGIISSHAGA from the exons ATGACCTGCAAGGAAGTTGATGTACTTGTAGTAG GCAATGGCCCTTCTGCAATATCTCTATCATACCTGCTTTCTGGCTGGACCCCATACTATCAACCACAGGAAGTCCCTGAGGATGATCTTTTGCATATGCGGCTGGCATATCAGAATAATGATATACCGTTTACTGAAATG GATCTCCAAGAGCTGAGTGATGGTCTTCAAGGAAGAACAGACAACCCTGTTGCTCTTGTCTTTGATCAGCTTTGCCACCCTTACGCTGATATGGGCAGCGATATTCCTAGCCAGCTTCACTGGGTCCGACAGAAGGAGAGGGCCGTCAGCCATCTCGTTATTGGAAAGGAACATCAGCCTGGTGGTGTATGGCAG AATGTGCAGAGGGACATGAAGACGTTGAGTAGAAGTAGTTGGATGGAGTTGCCGGACTTTCCTTTTAAACTTTACCTCCAACAGCAAAG TGAGAGAATGGGCGTAGATACGACGTACAACATAGGAGAAAGGGCCAACATGCATGAGGTAACCAGCTACTATGAGCATTATGTTAAGGCAAAATGTCTGACCAGCAACTTCATGAATGGATGTCGAGTTACTGCAGTGGAGAAAGTGCCTGTGTCTCCGCAG CTGGTGAACCAGGACACTGGTGAGGTTGAGGCACACGACGCTGATCACATCTGGGAAGTGTCTGTTCAGAGGTTGGAGAATGATGTCAATTGTATCGAAGATCAGTTTAGCGTTAGAGCTAAAAGTGTTGTCCTAGCAACGGGCACAAGCGATGTCCCAAACATGATGGGTGTTCCAGGAGAAAATCTCGATTTCGTAAAACACAGCGTGCAAGGCATCTATAATTCACTCGCCGCAGCCGAGCATGATGACAGCTTTCCCGTGTTAGTCATCGGTGCTGGACTTAGTGCTGCCGATGCCATTCTGTCAGCTCGTAAAAGAGACCTACATGTCATTCATGTATTTAGAGAGACCCCGTGCGGAAATCCTACACAAATGCTGAAAAAGCTGCCCAAAGCGATCTACCCCGAGTATGTGCATATGTATGAGCTGATGTGTggggacatacagacagactgGTATAAGTCATACGCTCAGTACAGGGTGAATTCTTTCCTCGAGAACCATCAGGTTATACTGGAGAACGAAGAAGGGGAGAGGGAGATACTGGAGATCTCATTGGCCTTGGTGCAAATTGGCTCTGGTCCGGATCTTTCATTTATGCCTTCTCAAGGTACTACACTCGGTCTCTTGAAGGGGCACAAGATAGATTTAAAGCACAACTTACTGGATGTAGACCCATTCTCGTATGAGTCACAGGTAGAGAAGGGTTTGTATGCTATGGGTCCACTCGTGGGAGATAACTTTGTTCGTTTTCTGAAAGGAGGCGCAATTGCCATAGCTCAGGATATTCAAAGGAAAAAAGGGATCATCAGCAGTCATGCAGGAGCTTAA